One part of the Glycine max cultivar Williams 82 chromosome 14, Glycine_max_v4.0, whole genome shotgun sequence genome encodes these proteins:
- the LOC100808134 gene encoding probable O-methyltransferase 3 gives MDSHDEEHAAKLLRAQTHIWNHIFSFINSMSLKCVVDLGIPDIIHNYGQPMPLSNLIASLPIHPSKTCFVHRLMRIMIHSGFFSQQNHDMENQLDAKYVLTDASVLLLKNHPMSVTPFLHAMLDPILTNPWNQFSTWFKNGDTTPFETAHGMMLWDYAGADPKHNNLFNDAMASDARFVTSLVIEKCKGMFMGLESLVDVGGGTGTMAKAIAKSFPRVECIVFDLPHVVSGLKGSENLKYVAGDMFEAIPPADAILLKWILHDWNDKECVDILKKCKEAITRKGKEGKVIIIDMVVENEKRDDESVETQLFFDMLMMVLVTGKERSKKEWAKLISSAGYNNYKITPVLGLRSLIEIYP, from the exons ATGGATTCCCATGATGAGGAGCATGCTGCCAAACTACTTAGAGCTCAAACCCACATATGGAATCACATATTTAGCTTCATAAACTCCATGTCCCTTAAATGTGTGGTTGACTTAGGCATACCAGATATCATACACAACTATGGCCAACCCATGCCACTCTCAAACCTCATTGCTTCACTACCAATCCACCCATCCAAAACTTGCTTTGTCCATCGCTTGATGCGAATCATGATCCATTCTGGCTTCTTCTCTCAACAAAATCATGACATGGAGAATCAGCTAGATGCCAAGTATGTGCTTACCGATGCATCTGTACTATTGCTTAAGAACCATCCGATGAGTGTGACACCTTTCTTGCATGCCATGCTTGATCCAATTTTGACAAATCCATGGAATCAATTTTCTACTTGGTTCAAAAATGGTGACACTACACCATTTGAAACGGCACATGGGATGATGCTTTGGGATTACGCTGGCGCTGATCCAAAACATAATAACTTGTTCAATGATGCCATGGCAAGTGATGCTCGATTTGTCACTAGTTTGGTGATTGAGAAATGTAAGGGAATGTTCATGGGATTGGAGTCATTGGTTGATGTTGGGGGAGGCACAGGGACCATGGCAAAAGCCATTGCTAAATCATTCCCTCGGGTGGAATGCATTGTGTTTGATCTACCACATGTTGTTTCTGGCTTGAAAGGAAGTGAAAACCTTAAATATGTTGCAGGGGACATGTTTGAGGCAATTCCTCCAGCTGATGCCATTCTGTTAAAG TGGATATTGCATGACTGGAATGATAAGGAGTGTGTGGACATATTGAAGAAATGCAAAGAGGCGATAACGAGGAAAGGCAAAGAAGGGAAGGTGATCATCATAGACATGGTGGTGGAGAATGAGAAGAGAGATGATGAATCAGTTGAAACACAGCTCTTCTTTGATATGCTGATGATGGTGTTGGTCACtggaaaagagagaagcaaGAAAGAATGGGCTAAGTTGATTTCCTCTGCTGGTTATAACAACTACAAGATAACTCCAGTCTTGGGCTTAAGGTCTCTCATTGAGATCTATCCATAG
- the LOC106796009 gene encoding uncharacterized protein encodes MLAGYAYTEKMHWRHLGDIRANKPSAAEWLDQLPKQKWVQCFDEGKRWGHMTTNLSESVNFMLKNTRHLLVSSLVEETYFKTAQLFANRGRQTQEMINSGSQYSEVFFDAINSGQQESNTHIVNEFDRHNHTFIITETQSPLETPRPPGRFRVMLQSQKCDCGEFQDKHLPCSHVMAACKSVNVDPMTYVPMIFTLQHILHIYDNSFGLLPHESMWQEYEGDQWGPDPRRKRTAKGRPVSTRIPTEMDEDENERASRKKCGLCRQHGHSRNNCPNVSSS; translated from the exons ATGTTGGCTG GGTACGCATACACGGAGAAGATGCACTGGCGACATCTTGGGGATATTCGTGCGAATAAGCCAAGTGCAGCTGAATGGCTTGATCAATTACCCAAACAAAAATGGGTACAATGCTTTGATGAGGGGAAACGTTGGGGACATATGACTACCAATTTGTCGGAGTCTGTTAATTTCATGTTAAAAAACACAAGACATTTGCTGGTGTCATCATTGGTTGAGGAGACCTATTTCAAGACCGCACAACTCTTTGCTAATAGAGGTCGACAAACTCAGGAAATGATCAACTCCGGCTCACAGTATTCTGAAGTCTTCTTCGATGCAATCAATAGTGGTCAACAAGAATCTAATACACACATTGTAAATGAATTCGACAGACACAATCACACTTTTATTATAACCGAGACTCAATCCCCACTTGAAACACCCAGACCACCTGGAAGGTTTAGAGTAATGTTACAATCCCAAAAGTGTGATTGTGGTGAATTTCAGGATAAACATTTACCGTGTTCTCACGTCATGGCTGCCTGTAAATCTGTCAATGTTGATCCCATGACCTATGTGCCGATGATATTCACTTTACAACACATTTTGCACATCTACGACAACTCCTTTGGTTTATTGCCACACGAATCAATGTGGCAAGAATATGAAGGAGATCAGTGGGGTCCTGATCCAAGGAGAAAGAGGACTGCAAAGGGTCGTCCCGTTTCAACTCGCATTCCTACTGAGATGGACGAAGACGAAAATGAACGAgcaagtagaaaaaaatgtggACTTTGCCGGCAACATGGTCATAGCAGAAATAATTGTCCTAATGTATCCTCATCTTAG
- the LOC100808660 gene encoding uncharacterized protein LOC100808660, with amino-acid sequence MESHDEEHAAKLLRAQTHIWNHIFSFINSMSLKCVVDLGIPDIIHNYGQPMPLSNLIASLPIHPSKTCFVHCLMRIMIHSGFFSQQNHDLENELEAKYVLTDASVLLLKNHPLSVTPFLHAMLDPVLTNPWNQFSTWFKNGDPTPFETAHGKMFWDYAGADPKLNHLFNDAMASDARFVTSLVIEKCKGVFMGLESLVDVGGGTGTMAKAIA; translated from the coding sequence ATGGAATCCCATGATGAGGAGCATGCTGCCAAACTACTTAGAGCTCAAACCCACATATGGAATCACATATTTAGCTTCATAAACTCCATGTCCCTTAAATGTGTGGTTGACTTAGGCATACCAGATATCATACACAACTATGGCCAACCCATGCCACTCTCAAACCTCATTGCTTCACTACCAATCCACCCATCCAAAACTTGCTTCGTCCATTGCTTGATGCGAATCATGATCCATTCTGGCTTCTTCTCTCAACAAAACCATGACTTGGAGAATGAGCTAGAAGCCAAGTATGTGCTAACCGATGCATCTGTACTATTGCTTAAGAACCATCCGCTGAGTGTGACACCTTTCTTGCATGCCATGCTTGATCCAGTTTTGACAAATCCATGGAATCAATTTTCTACTTGGTTCAAAAATGGTGACCCTACACCATTTGAAACGGCACATGGGAAGATGTTTTGGGATTATGCTGGCGCTGATCCGAAACTTAATCACTTGTTCAATGATGCCATGGCAAGTGATGCTCGATTTGTCACTAGTTTGGTGATTGAGAAATGTAAGGGAGTGTTCATGGGATTGGAGTCATTGGTTGATGTTGGGGGAGGCACAGGGACCATGGCAAAAGCCATTGCTTAA
- the LOC100807238 gene encoding probable O-methyltransferase 3, translating into MESHDEEHAAKLLRAQTHIWNHIFSFINSMSLKCVVDLGIPDIIHNYGQPMPLSNLIASLPIHPSKTCFVHRLMRIMIHSGFFSLQNHDLENELEAKYVLTDASVLLLKNHPMSVTPFLHAMLDPVLTNPWNQFSTWFKNGDPTPFETAHGKMFWDYAGADPKLNHLFNDAMASDARFVTSLVIEKCKGVFMGLESLVDVGGGTGTMAKAIAKSFPRVECIVFDLPHVVSGLKGSENLKYVAGDMFEAIPPADAILLKWILHDWNDEECVDILKKCKEAITRKGKEGKVIIIDMVVENEKRDDESVETQLFFDMLMMVLVTGKERSKKEWAKLISSAGYNNYKITPVLGLRSLIEIYP; encoded by the exons ATGGAATCCCATGATGAAGAGCATGCTGCCAAACTACTTAGAGCTCAAACCCACATATGGAATCACATATTTAGCTTCATAAACTCCATGTCCCTTAAATGTGTGGTTGACTTAGGCATACCAGATATCATACACAACTATGGCCAACCCATGCCACTCTCAAACCTCATTGCTTCACTACCAATCCACCCATCCAAAACTTGCTTCGTCCATCGCTTGATGCGAATCATGATCCATTCTGGCTTCTTCTCTTTACAAAATCATGACTTGGAGAATGAGCTAGAAGCCAAGTATGTGCTAACCGATGCATCTGTACTACTGCTTAAGAACCATCCGATGAGTGTGACACCTTTCTTGCATGCCATGCTTGATCCAGTTTTGACAAATCCATGGAATCAATTTTCTACTTGGTTCAAAAATGGTGACCCTACACCATTTGAAACGGCACATGGGAAGATGTTTTGGGATTATGCTGGCGCTGATCCGAAACTTAATCACTTGTTCAATGATGCCATGGCAAGTGATGCTCGATTTGTCACTAGTTTGGTGATTGAGAAATGTAAGGGAGTGTTCATGGGATTGGAGTCATTGGTTGATGTTGGGGGAGGCACAGGGACCATGGCAAAAGCCATTGCTAAATCATTCCCTCGGGTGGAATGCATTGTGTTTGATCTACCACATGTTGTTTCTGGCTTGAAAGGAAGTGAGAACCTTAAATATGTTGCAGGGGACATGTTTGAGGCAATTCCTCCAGCTGATGCCATTTTGTTAAAG TGGATATTGCATGACTGGAATGATGAGGAGTGTGTGGACATATTGAAGAAATGCAAAGAGGCCATAACGAGGAAAGGCAAAGAAGGGAAGGTGATCATCATAGACATGGTGGTGGAGAATGAGAAGAGAGATGATGAATCAGTTGAAACACAGCTCTTCTTTGATATGCTGATGATGGTGTTGGTCACtggaaaagagagaagcaaGAAAGAATGGGCTAAGTTGATTTCCTCTGCTGGTTATAACAACTACAAGATAACTCCAGTCTTGGGCTTAAGGTCTCTCATTGAGATCTATCCATAG